A genomic segment from Tuwongella immobilis encodes:
- a CDS encoding glycosyltransferase family 2 protein, with translation MSRTLSIIVPCYNEADNLPTLFTAFREAVGDRTDVEVVLVNNGSTDRSASVFTEQLTLPGHVSFRVVKVAHNQGYGFGILSGLRAAKGEFLAWTHADLQTDPRDVLTGFDRMRELPEPERTFLRGRRIGRPLFDRIFTVGMGWLASMALGSRLVDVNAQPKCFHRSFFETWSDAPHDFSLDLYALHQANLAKLAIVELPVHFGERKHGEAKGGGSLRGKIKLTRRTLSFILALRRKLKANRRLINKPPIVW, from the coding sequence GTGAGCCGAACACTATCGATCATCGTACCATGCTACAACGAGGCCGACAATCTGCCGACGTTATTCACCGCCTTCCGCGAAGCCGTGGGCGATCGAACCGATGTCGAAGTCGTGTTGGTCAACAATGGTTCAACCGATCGTTCGGCGAGCGTCTTCACCGAACAACTGACACTTCCCGGCCATGTCTCGTTCCGCGTGGTGAAAGTCGCTCACAATCAGGGGTACGGCTTTGGCATTCTGTCGGGGTTGCGCGCCGCGAAGGGCGAGTTCCTGGCGTGGACGCATGCCGACTTGCAGACCGATCCGCGGGATGTGCTGACCGGATTTGATCGCATGCGGGAACTGCCTGAACCGGAACGCACCTTCCTCCGCGGGCGGCGGATCGGACGACCGTTGTTTGATCGCATTTTCACGGTTGGCATGGGCTGGTTGGCGTCGATGGCGTTGGGGAGTCGATTAGTCGATGTGAATGCACAACCGAAGTGTTTCCATCGCTCGTTCTTCGAAACGTGGAGCGATGCGCCGCATGACTTTTCGTTGGATTTGTACGCCTTGCATCAGGCGAATCTGGCGAAGTTGGCCATTGTCGAACTACCCGTGCATTTCGGGGAGCGGAAACACGGCGAGGCCAAAGGCGGTGGCTCGCTGCGGGGCAAAATCAAGCTGACCCGTCGCACACTGAGCTTTATTCTGGCACTGCGTCGGAAGTTAAAGGCCAATCGCCGACTCATCAACAAGCCGCCGATCGTCTGGTAA
- a CDS encoding 2'-5' RNA ligase family protein: protein MSLAASFLALQPDPELTEFLRHAKDRVLTLAGEQLYRSDPPHLTVYLAYFADLSQVETRLRALASDWSPFSGNLRGWHVFENDPLTTRNTLVCQIDSDALPMLRSLQSAVIDAIAPLRNHLATHARYANRWNALTPERQSAVESVGFPFIGNDWLPHFSVASILPNDWPPVWEALRGTPPPSQFHIAQLKLYRLDGLTPIELATIPLGG from the coding sequence ATGTCCTTGGCCGCTTCGTTTCTGGCGTTGCAACCCGATCCCGAATTGACGGAGTTTTTACGGCACGCCAAAGATCGGGTACTGACCTTGGCCGGGGAGCAACTCTATCGTAGTGATCCGCCGCATCTGACGGTATATCTCGCCTATTTTGCCGATCTTTCGCAAGTCGAAACGCGGTTGCGTGCGCTCGCCAGCGATTGGTCACCGTTCTCCGGGAATCTGCGTGGCTGGCACGTCTTCGAGAACGATCCGCTCACGACTCGGAATACGCTCGTCTGCCAGATCGATTCGGACGCGTTGCCAATGCTGCGATCGCTACAATCGGCGGTGATCGATGCCATTGCCCCGCTTCGGAATCATCTCGCAACGCACGCACGATACGCCAATCGCTGGAATGCCTTAACACCCGAGCGACAGTCGGCAGTCGAATCGGTCGGCTTTCCATTTATCGGCAACGATTGGCTGCCACATTTCTCCGTCGCATCAATTCTTCCGAATGATTGGCCCCCCGTCTGGGAAGCCCTGCGCGGCACGCCACCACCTTCGCAGTTCCACATCGCGCAACTGAAACTCTACCGACTCGACGGACTCACCCCCATCGAACTCGCCACCATCCCACTCGGCGGATGA
- a CDS encoding phosphatidylinositol-specific phospholipase C/glycerophosphodiester phosphodiesterase family protein, which yields MLYIAHRVNTVAQLANVPPEYGVELDLRDHGDRLVLQHDPFQGATGEDFETYLQQYRHGTMILNVKSERIEHRVLELLKRYPVRDYFFLDCSFPMIRVLVKSGEHRIAVRFSEYEPIESALALAGQVDWVWVDCFTRNPLTPETYARLKSHFKLCIVSPELQGRPVDTIPAYAAELEPYPFDAVCTKRPDLWRSALGEAE from the coding sequence ATGTTGTACATCGCCCATCGAGTGAATACCGTGGCCCAACTGGCGAACGTACCGCCGGAATATGGCGTGGAGTTGGACCTCCGCGATCACGGCGACCGGCTCGTCTTGCAGCACGACCCCTTTCAAGGGGCCACGGGCGAAGATTTCGAGACATATTTGCAGCAATATCGTCATGGAACGATGATTCTGAATGTGAAAAGTGAGCGCATCGAACATCGCGTGCTGGAGTTGCTGAAACGGTATCCCGTGCGGGATTATTTTTTCCTGGATTGTTCGTTTCCGATGATTCGCGTGTTGGTGAAGTCCGGCGAGCATCGCATTGCGGTGCGATTTTCCGAATATGAGCCGATCGAATCCGCGCTGGCGTTGGCCGGTCAAGTCGATTGGGTGTGGGTCGATTGCTTCACCCGAAATCCGCTCACGCCCGAAACGTATGCCCGTCTGAAATCGCACTTCAAATTGTGCATCGTCTCGCCGGAACTCCAAGGCCGGCCGGTGGATACGATTCCCGCCTACGCCGCCGAACTCGAGCCCTATCCCTTCGACGCTGTCTGCACCAAACGCCCTGACCTCTGGCGCTCCGCCCTCGGTGAGGCGGAGTAA